In one Sporomusa sphaeroides DSM 2875 genomic region, the following are encoded:
- a CDS encoding ribonuclease J, protein MNKNEKLLIIPLGGLGEIGKNMTVFRYGDDIIIVDSGLAFPEEDMLGIDLVIPDMSYLFDNKDKIKAVVLTHGHEDHIGSLFYLLRQVDVPVYGSRLTLGLVEGRLKEYAVSDRNLIPVGPGDAITLGQFEVGFIRVNHSIADALAVYLKTPLGTVVHTGDFKLDQTPVDGQIIDIHKFAELGNQGVLVLLSDSTNAEREGYTKSERTVSEALDEHFSSAKGRIILTTFASNVSRLQQAINSACEYGRKVALLGRSMVTVITKATELGYMTIPEGVLIGVDEIGRYPENQILILTTGSQGEPMAALSRLASRSHRSLELAPGDTVLIAANPIPGNERSVGRTIDALLRLGIHVVYERSSGIHVSGHGSQEELKLILNLVRPKFLIPVHGEHRMLKQHGKLATEIGIPKENVFIGENGHVFEFTAETGRFAGKVTAGKIFVDGLGVGDVGNIVIRDRRQLSKDGVLIVVVTLDKARGCILDGPDIVSRGFVYVRDSDALIDESRKIVKSVLERFENQPITEWAPLKAGIREALGKYLFAKTGRRPMILPIIMDL, encoded by the coding sequence TTGAACAAGAACGAAAAACTTTTAATTATTCCGCTCGGGGGTCTTGGCGAAATTGGCAAGAATATGACAGTATTCCGCTACGGTGATGATATTATTATCGTTGACTCAGGTTTGGCATTCCCCGAAGAAGACATGCTGGGCATTGATTTGGTGATACCGGATATGAGTTATCTTTTTGATAACAAGGATAAGATTAAGGCAGTCGTCTTAACCCACGGGCATGAAGACCATATTGGCTCCCTGTTTTATCTGCTGCGTCAGGTCGATGTGCCTGTATATGGCTCCAGGCTTACCTTAGGCTTAGTGGAAGGCCGGCTAAAGGAGTATGCTGTATCTGACCGTAATCTGATTCCGGTGGGCCCTGGCGATGCTATTACTCTTGGCCAATTCGAGGTTGGCTTTATCCGGGTCAATCATTCCATTGCCGATGCGCTGGCGGTTTACCTAAAGACTCCGCTGGGAACGGTTGTTCATACCGGGGACTTTAAGCTTGATCAGACTCCGGTTGACGGCCAGATTATCGACATTCACAAATTTGCCGAACTGGGCAATCAGGGAGTACTGGTGCTGCTGTCTGACAGCACCAATGCCGAGCGTGAAGGCTACACCAAATCAGAGCGCACTGTCAGCGAAGCGCTGGATGAACATTTCAGTTCAGCCAAGGGACGCATTATTCTGACTACCTTTGCTTCCAATGTATCCCGGTTGCAGCAAGCCATTAATTCGGCGTGTGAGTATGGACGCAAAGTAGCTCTGCTGGGCCGGAGCATGGTAACTGTCATAACCAAGGCTACTGAGCTGGGGTATATGACCATACCGGAAGGGGTGCTGATTGGTGTCGATGAAATCGGCCGCTATCCGGAAAACCAAATTTTGATTTTAACTACCGGCAGCCAGGGAGAACCTATGGCGGCACTTAGCCGTTTGGCTTCCAGGAGCCATCGCAGCTTGGAATTGGCGCCAGGCGATACGGTGCTGATTGCTGCTAATCCCATACCCGGCAATGAGCGGTCTGTGGGCAGGACTATTGATGCGCTGTTGCGCCTGGGTATCCATGTGGTATATGAAAGATCGTCAGGCATCCACGTTTCCGGCCATGGCAGTCAGGAGGAGCTCAAGCTTATCCTGAATTTGGTGCGGCCGAAGTTCCTCATTCCTGTTCACGGTGAACACCGGATGCTCAAACAACATGGAAAACTGGCAACTGAAATAGGAATACCCAAGGAAAATGTATTTATTGGCGAGAACGGCCATGTTTTTGAGTTTACTGCCGAGACAGGACGCTTTGCCGGTAAAGTGACAGCCGGGAAAATTTTCGTAGACGGGTTAGGTGTTGGCGATGTCGGCAATATTGTCATCCGGGACCGGCGGCAATTATCCAAAGACGGCGTATTGATTGTCGTTGTTACCCTGGACAAAGCCAGAGGTTGTATTTTAGACGGTCCGGATATTGTTTCCCGCGGCTTTGTCTATGTTCGTGATTCCGATGCTTTGATTGACGAATCGCGCAAAATCGTAAAAAGTGTTTTAGAACGTTTTGAAAACCAGCCGATAACCGAATGGGCACCTCTTAAGGCCGGTATTCGGGAAGCTTTGGGCAAATATTTGTTTGCAAAAACAGGACGCAGGCCCATGATACTACCGATTATCATGGATTTGTAG
- a CDS encoding response regulator transcription factor, with protein MRILVVEDDHALREAIISLLAEENYVTDEAAAGDEGLYLAQQAIYDLLILDIMLPEISGLEIVKAVRAVDNTVPILLLTARDSVADKVYGLEAGADDYLVKPFAIQELLARIKALLRRGGALASDGTISYGGVTIDSKMRDGFIEGQALGLTTKEYDLLEFLVLNKEQILTREQIFDRVWGFESETTISVVDLYIHYLRKKLAQSGHDNLLRTVRGAGFMFKEK; from the coding sequence ATGAGAATTTTGGTTGTCGAAGATGATCATGCCTTACGGGAAGCGATAATTTCTCTTCTGGCCGAGGAAAATTACGTTACCGATGAGGCGGCTGCCGGGGATGAGGGGTTATATTTAGCCCAGCAGGCAATTTATGATTTATTGATACTGGATATTATGCTGCCTGAGATTAGCGGTCTGGAAATTGTTAAGGCGGTTCGGGCTGTTGACAATACAGTTCCTATTTTGCTGCTGACAGCACGCGACAGTGTGGCAGACAAGGTGTATGGCCTGGAAGCCGGGGCCGATGATTATTTGGTTAAGCCTTTTGCTATTCAGGAGCTGCTGGCCAGAATAAAAGCCTTGCTCAGGCGCGGAGGTGCGCTGGCCAGTGATGGAACTATCAGCTATGGCGGAGTTACGATCGACAGTAAGATGCGTGACGGGTTTATCGAGGGGCAGGCCTTGGGGTTAACTACCAAAGAGTATGATTTGCTGGAATTTCTGGTATTAAATAAAGAACAGATTTTAACCAGAGAGCAAATATTTGACCGTGTCTGGGGTTTTGAGTCGGAAACTACCATTAGTGTTGTCGACTTATATATTCACTATCTTCGTAAAAAGCTGGCTCAATCCGGACATGATAACCTGCTGCGTACCGTACGCGGCGCCGGTTTTATGTTTAAGGAGAAGTAG
- a CDS encoding sensor histidine kinase codes for MFNRTLRRLSAMNSIVFLLIFVIFGTVIYGYVSYRLFDKVDEAMRFRAYNFKIAGGRLAPPVRNRALFDPRIFTLLQDDQGRLVRVFRNEEVDVEHLAELVAHLPPGQIQTRELENHAYRVISIPYRYDETVLETEQGSIDVRNVIAVSVVDSEYDSLRNLLIIIVGGLVIGMLSIILAGYSLARRAMVPIQESWERQQQFVADASHELRTPLAVINSNAELMLRHPSHTVEEESIRVTNIVREVRRMTKLVADLLTLARSDANQSEIKLGLVNLNELIEMIAGQFMPLAEMEGLTLRAATGDRLELTADRERLHQLLVILLDNAIKYTPPPGEIVITGNKQGNSLIVTVEDSGQGIAAEDLPRVFDRFYRGDKVRSREKGGSGLGLSIAKWIVEQHDGKIGVESRPGGGTKFSIVLPVKKLP; via the coding sequence ATGTTTAATCGCACGCTGCGCCGGCTATCGGCCATGAATTCTATAGTGTTTTTGCTGATTTTCGTGATTTTCGGGACAGTCATTTATGGCTATGTTTCCTATCGTCTGTTTGACAAAGTGGATGAAGCCATGCGGTTCAGGGCCTATAATTTTAAAATAGCCGGCGGCAGACTGGCGCCTCCGGTCCGGAATCGCGCTTTATTTGATCCGCGTATCTTTACCCTGCTGCAGGATGACCAGGGAAGGCTGGTCAGAGTATTCCGCAACGAGGAGGTAGATGTCGAGCACCTGGCAGAACTGGTCGCCCATTTACCGCCAGGGCAAATTCAGACCCGGGAACTGGAAAATCATGCTTACCGGGTGATTAGTATTCCGTACCGGTATGATGAGACTGTCCTTGAGACCGAGCAAGGTTCCATTGATGTACGGAATGTCATTGCCGTAAGCGTCGTGGATTCCGAATATGATTCTCTGCGGAACTTGCTTATTATTATTGTCGGCGGACTGGTAATCGGGATGCTGAGTATCATTCTTGCCGGATATTCGCTGGCAAGGCGGGCTATGGTTCCCATCCAGGAATCCTGGGAAAGGCAGCAGCAGTTTGTTGCCGACGCTTCGCACGAATTGCGTACACCGCTGGCTGTAATTAATAGCAATGCCGAGCTTATGCTGCGCCATCCAAGCCATACGGTGGAAGAAGAAAGTATCCGGGTAACCAACATTGTCCGGGAAGTCAGACGTATGACCAAATTGGTTGCCGATTTGTTAACCCTGGCAAGATCGGATGCCAATCAGTCTGAAATCAAATTAGGCCTGGTAAATTTGAATGAATTAATTGAGATGATTGCCGGACAGTTTATGCCGTTGGCAGAGATGGAGGGACTTACCCTGCGGGCAGCAACCGGTGACCGGCTGGAATTGACGGCAGACCGGGAGCGATTGCACCAATTGCTGGTCATCCTGCTGGATAATGCGATAAAGTATACGCCGCCGCCTGGCGAGATTGTAATTACCGGCAATAAACAGGGGAATAGTCTGATCGTGACTGTGGAAGATTCCGGACAGGGAATAGCGGCCGAGGATTTACCCCGCGTATTTGACCGGTTTTACCGGGGAGATAAAGTTCGTTCACGGGAAAAAGGCGGCAGCGGTCTGGGGCTTTCGATTGCCAAATGGATTGTAGAGCAGCATGACGGGAAAATCGGAGTAGAGAGCAGGCCTGGTGGTGGTACCAAGTTCAGTATTGTCTTGCCGGTTAAAAAGCTGCCTTAA